The Solirubrobacter pauli sequence GGCGTGCGAGGCGAACGCGTGCGCGGGTTGGGCGAGCTCGAAGCCGTAGCCCTCGGCGAGCGTGAGGAAGCGGTCGAGGAAGCCACGCGGCAGGATCACGTCGTCGTCGACGAGCAGCAGCCAGTCGGCGTCGCCGATCGGCGCGTCGGCGAGGGCGGCGTTGATGTTCGTCCACTTGCCCGCGCCCGGGGCGGGTGGACCGAAGTGCAGCGCGACGTCGTGGTGCGAGCGGCCGAGCTCCCGTCGCAGCCGGGCAACCGTGCGCAGGTTCTCCGGCCTGGCGACGCCGACCACGTGCACGCGGCGGCGCGCACCGCGCGGCGCGCGGCGGGGCAGGCGGACCGCGGCGCGGGCGTCCTTGAGCGCGCCGATCAGCGCCGTCCGGCGGCCGAGCGTGCCGGAGCGGCCGCTCAGGTAGTCGGGGTCGGTGGCGCTCGGCGGCGCGGGGGCGGGGTCGAGCGCCTCGACGATCCGGCCGAGCGTGAGCGCCGTCAGCGTGACGCCGACGCCGCAGCGGAAGCGCACGACGTGGACGGCGCAGCCGGCGAGCGTGCGCAGCTCGGCCGCCAGCGACGGCTCGGCGCCCTTGTACGCGTCGTAGCGGCGCGCGGCGCGGCCGCGGTAGAAGTTCGCGCGCGAGAGGGCGCGCAGCCGGGCGTCGGGCCCGACGCGCCGGTGGTCGACGCCCGCCCTGGCGACGTAGCCGACGCTGCCGCCTGCGGCGCGGAGCCGGCGCTGCCAGTCCTCCTCGTCCCCGGCGCCGCCGAGGCGCTCGTCGAACGGCCCGATCCGCTCCAGCGCGCTCCGGCGCAGGGCCATGTTCGCGCCCCACACGAAGTCGGCCTCGCGGTCCTCACCGCCGAGGTCGAGCGCGGTGACCGGCAGCGGCTCGCGCCCACACGCGTGCAGGTTGGCGTCGATGCGCGGTCGGATCGGCCCGCCCAGCGCCTCGTGGTCGCCGCCCGCGAGCAGCGCGTCGAGCCAGCCGGGCCACACCTCGACGTCGTCGTCGAGGAAGCACACCAGGTCGCCCGTCGAGTGCACCACGCACGCGTTGCGGGCGACGTTGATCCCGCGCGGCGTCCCGAGCGCCACGTACCGCCCGCCGTGGGCCTCGACGAGCGCGCGGGTCGGCGCGTCCTCCGCGTCGTCCTCGACCACGACGATCTCGGCGCCGCGCGCGGCGGCCTGCGGCGCGACGGACCCGAGCGCGACGGCCAGATAGTCGCGCCGGTTGCGCGTGGGGAAGACGATCGAGGCGGGCGGAGCCATCGCGCCGAGAGGTTAGGCGCCGCGGTGGAACTTAAACGTCCAGGCCGT is a genomic window containing:
- a CDS encoding glycosyltransferase produces the protein MAPPASIVFPTRNRRDYLAVALGSVAPQAAARGAEIVVVEDDAEDAPTRALVEAHGGRYVALGTPRGINVARNACVVHSTGDLVCFLDDDVEVWPGWLDALLAGGDHEALGGPIRPRIDANLHACGREPLPVTALDLGGEDREADFVWGANMALRRSALERIGPFDERLGGAGDEEDWQRRLRAAGGSVGYVARAGVDHRRVGPDARLRALSRANFYRGRAARRYDAYKGAEPSLAAELRTLAGCAVHVVRFRCGVGVTLTALTLGRIVEALDPAPAPPSATDPDYLSGRSGTLGRRTALIGALKDARAAVRLPRRAPRGARRRVHVVGVARPENLRTVARLRRELGRSHHDVALHFGPPAPGAGKWTNINAALADAPIGDADWLLLVDDDVILPRGFLDRFLTLAEGYGFELAQPAHAFASHAAWDITRRRPGVLARRTRFVEIGPVTALSARAARELLPFPDLRMGWGLDARWSAIAAERGWPIGIVDATPVRHLKPVATAYPRDEAIAEAEAFLDGRAYVARAEAGETLAEYRRWPT